One window from the genome of Terrimicrobium sacchariphilum encodes:
- a CDS encoding TonB family protein — translation MQDEDTPTFFQRYRVIIIAVGVLALVVGGWVVFGPKEGKKRKSTASVMSIMPPLPPPPPPPTPPPPTPPPPQEPPPEQTKQPEFQPEEKPAPEPPQPPDNPPPAMGTALQGDGPNSFGLSGTGNGLIGGRGNGKGGGGGTKYGWYAGQVQARVLEAMQRHRKLRSSALTVQVRIWADSNGRVTRAKVSGTSGDAAIDQALEREVLTGLQLSQPPPDGMPMPIVMRITARRPN, via the coding sequence ATGCAGGACGAAGACACACCCACATTCTTTCAGCGCTACCGCGTGATCATCATCGCGGTGGGCGTGCTGGCGCTTGTCGTCGGCGGATGGGTCGTCTTCGGACCGAAGGAAGGCAAGAAGCGCAAATCGACCGCCAGCGTGATGAGCATCATGCCGCCGCTGCCGCCCCCGCCGCCACCACCAACCCCTCCGCCGCCGACGCCGCCCCCGCCGCAGGAACCGCCGCCGGAGCAGACCAAACAGCCTGAGTTTCAACCCGAGGAAAAACCCGCGCCCGAGCCGCCGCAGCCGCCCGACAATCCGCCGCCCGCAATGGGCACGGCGTTGCAGGGCGATGGCCCCAACAGCTTTGGCCTGTCCGGCACCGGCAACGGTCTCATCGGAGGCCGTGGCAATGGCAAGGGCGGGGGAGGCGGAACCAAATACGGCTGGTACGCCGGGCAGGTCCAGGCCCGCGTGCTCGAGGCGATGCAACGGCATCGCAAGCTGCGCAGCTCGGCCTTGACCGTGCAGGTGCGGATCTGGGCCGACAGCAACGGGCGCGTGACGCGCGCCAAGGTGAGCGGGACGAGCGGAGACGCCGCCATCGACCAGGCCCTCGAGCGCGAAGTGCTCACGGGTCTGCAACTCAGCCAGCCGCCGCCTGACGGGATGCCCATGCCCATCGTGATGCGCATCACCGCGCGCCGACCCAATTAG
- a CDS encoding peptidyl-prolyl cis-trans isomerase gives MKAVTISILLLAAALTARAQDATTIIAKVGDTELKAKDLAPYLASLSADDRAALTRNPALLNQVVRSLILQQVLLKEALSANWDKRPEVVEQLERLRKNAIAEDYLVTVAKVPDNYPGETEIKAAYDARKDQLQLPKQYQLAQIFIGADDANGQANLDAVTKALKAANADFAAIAKDKSQEAQSAARGGEIGWLTAAAVQPELRDRLANASKGAVTEAIRLPDGWHIIKVLDVREPRTATLDEVKPRLIEVLRTERAKSNREAYLAQLQQKNPVSLNELALGSILAGPVKN, from the coding sequence ATGAAAGCAGTAACCATTAGCATCCTCCTCCTCGCCGCCGCGTTGACCGCGCGCGCGCAGGACGCCACCACCATCATCGCCAAGGTCGGCGACACCGAGCTCAAGGCCAAAGACCTCGCACCCTACCTCGCGTCCCTTTCCGCCGATGACCGCGCCGCCCTGACCAGGAACCCCGCCCTCCTCAACCAGGTCGTGCGTTCGTTGATCCTTCAGCAGGTGCTGCTCAAGGAAGCCCTCTCGGCCAACTGGGACAAGCGCCCCGAGGTCGTCGAGCAGCTTGAGCGTTTGCGCAAAAACGCCATCGCCGAGGACTACCTCGTCACCGTCGCCAAGGTGCCCGACAACTACCCCGGCGAAACCGAGATCAAGGCCGCCTACGACGCCCGCAAGGATCAGCTCCAGCTCCCCAAACAATACCAGCTCGCCCAGATCTTCATCGGAGCCGATGACGCCAACGGTCAAGCCAACCTTGACGCCGTAACCAAGGCGCTCAAGGCCGCCAATGCCGACTTCGCCGCCATCGCCAAGGACAAGAGCCAGGAAGCCCAAAGCGCCGCGCGCGGAGGGGAAATCGGCTGGCTCACCGCCGCCGCCGTCCAGCCCGAGCTCCGCGACCGCCTCGCCAATGCCAGCAAGGGCGCCGTCACCGAGGCCATCCGCCTCCCCGACGGCTGGCACATCATAAAAGTCCTCGACGTCCGCGAACCCCGCACTGCCACCCTGGACGAAGTCAAACCCCGCCTCATCGAAGTCCTCCGCACCGAACGCGCCAAATCCAACCGCGAAGCCTACCTCGCCCAACTCCAGCAAAAGAACCCCGTCTCCCTCAACGAACTCGCCCTCGGCTCCATCCTCGCCGGCCCCGTCAAAAACTAA
- a CDS encoding phage major capsid protein, which yields MKKILAVLLLLSPALLHAAGAEEGDPVVAKLREALRNTMLQMRDVQGQLANAQAAQIASDAKVKELTAQNDKLTRQMIEDKNASTNSIAELNTRLEEQGVVIQKLNATVDQWKRGYNEATALAQKKEAERAKAAAQIIKLDRIVADQQIKNVQMYKVGTEILDRYEKFGLGEAILAREPFVGMTRAKFQTLMQDYQDKLVDQRISSTSSSTTSPTSSSHESSNH from the coding sequence ATGAAAAAGATATTAGCCGTCCTGTTGTTGCTTAGCCCGGCGCTGCTCCATGCGGCGGGCGCGGAGGAGGGAGACCCCGTGGTCGCCAAGCTCCGCGAAGCCCTGCGCAACACCATGCTCCAGATGCGCGACGTGCAAGGTCAGCTCGCCAACGCCCAGGCCGCCCAGATCGCCAGCGACGCCAAGGTGAAGGAACTCACCGCCCAAAACGACAAGCTGACCAGGCAGATGATCGAGGACAAGAACGCCTCGACCAATTCGATCGCCGAGCTCAACACCCGGCTGGAGGAGCAGGGCGTCGTCATCCAGAAGCTCAACGCCACCGTCGACCAGTGGAAGCGCGGTTACAACGAAGCCACCGCGCTGGCCCAGAAGAAGGAGGCCGAGCGGGCCAAGGCCGCCGCGCAGATCATCAAGCTCGACCGCATCGTGGCCGACCAGCAGATCAAGAACGTCCAGATGTACAAGGTCGGTACCGAGATCCTCGACCGTTACGAGAAGTTCGGGCTTGGCGAGGCCATCCTCGCCCGCGAGCCGTTTGTCGGCATGACGCGGGCGAAGTTCCAGACCCTCATGCAGGATTATCAGGACAAGCTCGTCGACCAGCGTATTTCCAGTACCAGCAGCAGTACCACCAGCCCAACTTCCAGCAGCCATGAAAGCAGTAACCATTAG
- a CDS encoding DUF2341 domain-containing protein, with translation MQVRTFIMTMAMLGVTLATGSAWWDKDWTARKSFTIDPTAQGGDISEPVGPGVVLVRLHSGNFNFGAVKEDGSDLRFVAEDDKTVLPHQIEKWDGLLNEAFVWVKAPEIKPGAKTTFWLYSGNAEATALDAKAVKGTYDADTVLVYHFAGAGAPQDASEAGNTAENAGTASEGALIGGGLRLLGANPLVLPGSSSLEWSDGQAFTWSAWIKESTPAANATLFNRTAGGNGFRIGVDNGAPFVEVTDASGVKRTAAGQPLPAATWKNLAVVSDGAKIKLLVDGADYATLDAKVPAINGPSYLGATGPDATGGFVGELDELVISKIARPVGWVKFTAINQGGSDASTKLLVPGEDEGGEGHSTLDNIMEHVSIFGDISKSLTFDGWAVIALCSIMAILGWTVAVQKFVYLNQVKKGTDQFIQQWEEVSSDLTKIDHADEASVKALGGASVKQQKLMLQSPLYHIYHIGSQEISHRIKEDKNKGLSARSIQAIRASLEGGLVREVQKLNGKLVFLTISIAGGPYLGLLGTVIGVMITFATIAKTGEVEVNSIAPGIAGALLATVAGLLVAIPALFAYSYLSTRIKETVSTMQTFIDEFVTKMAEFYPTPE, from the coding sequence ATGCAGGTAAGAACATTCATAATGACCATGGCCATGCTGGGGGTGACCCTTGCAACGGGAAGCGCGTGGTGGGACAAGGACTGGACGGCGCGCAAATCGTTCACGATCGACCCGACGGCGCAGGGCGGAGACATCTCGGAGCCGGTGGGTCCGGGCGTGGTGCTGGTGAGGCTGCACAGCGGGAATTTCAACTTTGGAGCCGTCAAGGAGGATGGAAGCGACCTGCGGTTCGTGGCCGAGGACGACAAGACCGTGCTGCCGCACCAGATCGAGAAATGGGACGGGCTGCTGAACGAAGCCTTCGTCTGGGTCAAGGCGCCCGAGATCAAGCCCGGGGCGAAAACAACCTTCTGGCTCTACAGCGGGAATGCCGAGGCCACGGCGCTCGACGCCAAGGCCGTCAAGGGCACGTACGACGCCGACACCGTGCTGGTGTATCACTTTGCCGGAGCCGGAGCGCCGCAGGACGCGAGCGAAGCAGGCAATACGGCGGAAAACGCCGGGACGGCGTCCGAGGGAGCGCTCATCGGTGGCGGCCTGCGCCTGCTGGGAGCGAATCCGCTGGTTTTGCCGGGATCGAGTTCGCTGGAATGGTCCGACGGCCAGGCCTTTACGTGGTCGGCGTGGATCAAGGAAAGCACGCCCGCGGCGAACGCGACCCTCTTCAACCGCACGGCGGGTGGCAATGGCTTCCGCATCGGAGTCGACAACGGCGCGCCGTTTGTGGAAGTGACCGACGCCAGCGGAGTCAAGCGCACGGCAGCAGGCCAGCCGCTGCCCGCCGCGACCTGGAAGAACCTCGCGGTCGTTTCCGATGGAGCGAAAATCAAGCTGCTCGTCGACGGCGCGGACTACGCCACGCTCGACGCCAAGGTGCCCGCCATCAACGGCCCGTCCTATCTGGGTGCGACCGGCCCCGATGCCACCGGCGGATTCGTGGGCGAGCTCGACGAACTTGTCATCTCCAAGATCGCACGTCCTGTCGGCTGGGTGAAATTCACAGCGATCAACCAAGGCGGAAGCGACGCCAGCACGAAGCTGCTCGTTCCCGGCGAAGACGAGGGCGGAGAAGGCCATAGCACGCTCGACAACATCATGGAGCACGTGTCGATCTTCGGCGACATCAGCAAGTCGCTCACCTTCGACGGCTGGGCGGTCATCGCCCTGTGCTCGATCATGGCCATCCTCGGGTGGACCGTGGCGGTGCAGAAGTTTGTCTATCTCAACCAGGTCAAGAAAGGCACCGACCAGTTCATCCAGCAGTGGGAGGAGGTGTCTTCCGACCTGACGAAGATCGACCACGCTGACGAGGCCAGTGTGAAGGCTCTCGGCGGAGCCAGCGTCAAGCAGCAGAAGCTCATGCTGCAAAGCCCGCTCTATCACATCTATCACATCGGCTCGCAGGAGATCAGCCACCGCATCAAGGAAGACAAAAACAAGGGACTCTCCGCGCGGTCCATCCAGGCGATCCGGGCCAGCCTCGAGGGCGGCCTCGTACGCGAGGTGCAGAAGCTCAACGGCAAGCTCGTTTTCCTGACCATCAGCATCGCAGGCGGTCCCTATCTCGGACTGCTCGGCACGGTCATAGGCGTTATGATTACGTTTGCGACCATCGCCAAGACGGGCGAGGTGGAAGTCAATTCCATCGCCCCCGGCATCGCGGGCGCGCTTCTCGCCACCGTCGCTGGTCTGCTCGTGGCCATTCCGGCGCTCTTTGCCTACAGCTACCTGAGCACCCGCATCAAGGAAACGGTCAGCACGATGCAGACCTTCATCGACGAGTTCGTGACCAAGATGGCGGAGTTCTACCCCACGCCGGAATAA
- a CDS encoding ExbD/TolR family protein, translated as MDAGGDNKSYDDINVTPMVDLYLVLLLIFIIMTTAGVQGVKVDLPKASKSPALEGPKSKAITVNNEGKIFLDTVPVTLPELEQKLSQHKAKFPDFPVVIRGDRLTHYQGVMDVLNVVGRLGLTKVGLATEASK; from the coding sequence ATGGACGCCGGAGGAGACAACAAGAGTTACGACGACATCAACGTCACGCCGATGGTGGATCTCTACCTCGTGCTGCTACTGATCTTCATCATCATGACGACGGCGGGCGTGCAGGGCGTGAAGGTCGATCTCCCGAAGGCAAGCAAGAGCCCGGCGCTGGAAGGTCCCAAGAGCAAAGCCATCACGGTGAACAACGAAGGAAAGATTTTCCTCGATACCGTGCCCGTGACGCTGCCCGAGTTGGAGCAAAAGCTCAGCCAGCACAAGGCGAAGTTCCCGGATTTTCCCGTCGTCATCCGCGGCGACCGGCTCACGCATTATCAGGGCGTGATGGACGTTCTCAACGTCGTTGGGCGCCTCGGGCTGACCAAGGTCGGCCTCGCCACCGAAGCCAGCAAATAG
- a CDS encoding putative porin: MKRQTNPRRMMNCLLLLAGGVAPLIGAHAQDSARPAPSPIINQSGGRTRIIFDYAEPTPAAAPTATPVATPTASTSLSTPEPWPLGTPVPTATPEATPAPDAISTPEPAATPEPVATPTPAPLAATTPVYLNTPTPKPLIDFTPTPASPVAEATPVPSPVETTPAPAVAEATPAPVAPTPAVAEAIAAPSVAPVVSEATHTPAPSAPAVAEATPAPTPEETPVDQRPAEVFPNPARQQAVVTSPTPSVAPAPATLDSAFPAPTAPPQPVAAIKPQPVEEPAPQAPAAPAPQPAHTAAAPQNEPVPDVAAAAESANLALPSAQDKRPASESVTINLINKLVQRGLLTKEDAKDMIAQAEAEAEATRAQAQADMFAIAQVAAAQAVSDQGAVAQAQAGPTPSDSDVRVTYIPEPVKTQIKEDIKMELVNESRASGKPLLGGPNVASFLPAWVNRVHPFFDLRLRYEGIFYPDGNDVTGAFPNFNAINTGQPFNTAGDQFSPQYNADQNRNRFRIRVRGGAEMDLTDNFTTGFRIATGETNSPVTTNQTIGLNNNGQGGQFSKYAIWLDRAYLKYEVSAKDDDRSLSVIGGRFDNPFFNTSLIWDDDLGFDGAAMVARYQVFDGFTPWLVGGAFPVYNTDLNFSSNQPQKFASYDKFLFGGQLGFDWSPAKDWKVKFGAAYYYFYNIEGKLSDPYTPQNINDAGNTDNSRPSFAQKGNTYMALRNIVPDASNDYGTINQWQYYGLATKFQDFTVTARIDYNGWEPVQVSLIGEYVQNLAFNSSAINEIAVNNRGAVDTTELDNIGDFEGSPYGWNVELRVGTPALAKAWDWYISGGYRYIGSDSVVDGFNDSDFGLGGTNMQGYTVGAAVALNPNVWLAVRWYGAENIAGPTYKVDVFQFDLNAKF; encoded by the coding sequence ATGAAGAGACAGACCAACCCACGCCGAATGATGAATTGCCTCCTCCTGCTTGCGGGTGGAGTAGCTCCGCTCATCGGCGCGCATGCTCAGGATTCTGCCCGTCCGGCTCCGTCGCCCATCATCAATCAGAGCGGCGGACGCACCCGCATCATTTTCGATTACGCCGAGCCCACTCCGGCCGCCGCCCCGACGGCCACCCCGGTCGCGACCCCGACCGCCTCGACCTCATTGTCCACCCCCGAGCCGTGGCCGCTCGGCACCCCGGTGCCCACGGCCACCCCGGAAGCGACTCCGGCTCCAGACGCGATTTCCACGCCGGAACCCGCCGCAACCCCCGAGCCCGTGGCTACGCCGACCCCGGCGCCTCTTGCCGCCACGACTCCGGTTTATCTTAACACCCCGACACCGAAACCGCTGATCGACTTTACGCCGACCCCGGCCAGTCCTGTGGCCGAGGCAACACCTGTGCCTTCGCCGGTTGAAACGACGCCAGCACCTGCCGTGGCGGAAGCGACGCCCGCTCCAGTTGCGCCGACCCCGGCTGTCGCCGAGGCCATCGCGGCCCCGAGCGTTGCCCCTGTCGTTAGCGAAGCCACTCACACACCTGCACCGAGTGCTCCGGCAGTGGCCGAAGCCACCCCCGCGCCGACGCCGGAGGAAACCCCGGTGGATCAGCGCCCGGCGGAAGTGTTCCCGAATCCCGCCAGACAGCAGGCCGTTGTCACATCGCCGACCCCGTCGGTTGCACCCGCCCCGGCTACACTGGATTCCGCATTTCCTGCTCCCACCGCACCGCCGCAACCTGTCGCCGCGATTAAACCGCAGCCGGTTGAAGAACCTGCTCCGCAGGCTCCCGCCGCGCCAGCGCCTCAGCCCGCACACACCGCCGCCGCACCGCAAAACGAGCCGGTGCCCGACGTCGCCGCAGCCGCCGAGTCCGCCAACCTCGCTTTGCCCAGCGCGCAGGACAAGCGTCCCGCCTCTGAGAGCGTGACGATCAACCTCATCAACAAGCTCGTTCAGCGCGGCCTCCTCACCAAGGAGGATGCCAAGGACATGATCGCACAGGCCGAGGCGGAAGCCGAAGCCACCCGCGCGCAAGCCCAGGCCGACATGTTTGCCATCGCGCAGGTCGCCGCCGCCCAGGCCGTGAGCGATCAGGGCGCAGTCGCGCAAGCGCAGGCCGGACCCACGCCATCCGACAGCGATGTGCGCGTGACCTACATCCCCGAGCCGGTCAAAACGCAGATTAAAGAAGACATCAAAATGGAGCTGGTCAACGAGAGCCGCGCCTCCGGCAAGCCGCTGCTCGGCGGTCCGAATGTCGCGAGCTTCCTCCCTGCCTGGGTCAACCGCGTCCATCCCTTCTTTGACCTGCGCCTGCGCTACGAAGGCATCTTCTATCCCGATGGCAACGACGTGACCGGCGCGTTTCCGAACTTCAACGCCATCAACACCGGCCAGCCCTTCAACACCGCAGGCGACCAGTTTTCGCCGCAGTACAACGCCGATCAGAACCGCAACCGCTTCCGCATCCGCGTACGTGGCGGAGCCGAGATGGATCTGACGGATAACTTCACCACCGGATTTCGCATCGCCACCGGCGAGACGAATTCCCCGGTGACGACCAACCAGACCATCGGCCTGAACAACAACGGACAGGGCGGCCAGTTCAGCAAATACGCCATCTGGCTCGACCGTGCCTATCTGAAATACGAAGTCAGCGCGAAGGATGACGACCGCAGTCTCTCCGTCATCGGCGGTCGTTTCGATAATCCCTTCTTCAACACCTCGCTCATCTGGGATGACGACCTCGGCTTTGACGGCGCGGCCATGGTGGCGCGCTACCAGGTCTTCGACGGGTTTACCCCATGGCTCGTGGGCGGAGCCTTCCCGGTCTACAACACCGACCTGAACTTCTCGTCCAACCAGCCGCAGAAGTTCGCCAGCTACGACAAGTTCCTCTTCGGCGGCCAGCTCGGCTTTGACTGGTCTCCGGCCAAGGACTGGAAGGTGAAGTTTGGCGCGGCCTACTACTACTTCTACAACATCGAGGGCAAGCTCTCCGATCCCTACACACCGCAGAACATTAACGACGCGGGCAACACGGACAACAGCCGTCCGTCCTTTGCCCAGAAGGGCAATACCTACATGGCCCTGCGCAACATCGTGCCGGATGCAAGCAACGATTATGGCACAATCAACCAGTGGCAGTACTACGGACTCGCGACGAAGTTCCAGGACTTCACCGTGACCGCGCGTATTGACTACAATGGCTGGGAACCCGTCCAGGTTTCGCTCATCGGCGAGTACGTCCAGAACCTCGCTTTCAACAGCAGCGCGATCAACGAGATCGCGGTCAATAACCGTGGCGCGGTTGATACGACCGAGCTGGACAACATCGGCGACTTCGAGGGCAGCCCGTACGGCTGGAACGTCGAGCTGCGCGTCGGCACGCCTGCGCTGGCCAAGGCGTGGGACTGGTACATTTCCGGCGGCTACCGCTACATCGGCTCCGACTCCGTGGTCGACGGGTTCAACGATTCCGACTTCGGCCTCGGAGGCACCAATATGCAGGGCTACACCGTCGGTGCAGCCGTCGCGCTAAACCCCAATGTCTGGCTGGCCGTGCGCTGGTACGGCGCGGAAAACATCGCCGGTCCGACCTACAAGGTCGACGTGTTCCAGTTCGACCTCAACGCCAAGTTCTAA